A window of Microcystis aeruginosa FD4 contains these coding sequences:
- a CDS encoding HlyD family efflux transporter periplasmic adaptor subunit, protein MNGNSNNGQKGNGNGKSDELTQAGKNVATTTKNKSITPSLPTFSPPEQSVILKQSPIWSRTIIWTLMSVTTAALIWSALAKIEQVVGAQGQLKPQGKVQEVQAPVNGVVQEVKVKDGDRVNKDDVLVLMDSSASQVQLESLKKIRATAEKENQFYRLLMAQDLTPAQVESSIAQLKLPSEIADLARNRAALVAENQLYQAQVSEGASSSALEGEQLARLEAARREANSRQAAARLEMEQLEKQLNQTKVQLADARSQLIKDRLVLEEIKTRNANSMKQGQESLDIERNILNDIEPLGEEGAIARYQINKQKQSVTDRQKELQQQEANGKIDREKQEKEVQTRIAEISRLEQEEKRYSVLISQAGEKLINTTVITEKDVRDKMADNQKRIAEIDSQISRIIIDNNKRIAELDSQISQAQQTIKYQKITAPIDGVVFDLKARPGFVPQPSQAEALLKIVPDGCPTQVKDAAKGCLVAEVDVTNQDIGFVRVGQKADIRIDSFSYSEYGDIKGEVISIGSDALPPDETHRFYRFPVRVSLNSQELVLKDKSTLPLQSGMSVSVNIKVNENRTVLSLFTDMFNKQVDTLKQVR, encoded by the coding sequence ATGAACGGTAATTCTAACAACGGTCAAAAGGGCAACGGCAATGGTAAAAGCGATGAACTGACCCAAGCGGGTAAAAACGTGGCTACTACCACGAAAAATAAAAGTATTACCCCTTCTTTACCCACTTTCAGCCCACCAGAACAATCGGTGATCCTGAAACAATCGCCCATTTGGTCGCGGACGATTATCTGGACATTAATGAGTGTCACCACTGCCGCTTTAATTTGGTCAGCGCTCGCCAAAATCGAGCAGGTGGTCGGCGCTCAAGGACAACTTAAACCCCAGGGGAAAGTGCAAGAAGTACAAGCACCGGTGAATGGGGTAGTACAGGAAGTTAAAGTTAAAGACGGCGATCGAGTTAACAAAGATGATGTACTGGTTTTAATGGATTCTAGTGCCTCGCAAGTGCAGTTAGAATCCTTGAAAAAAATTCGCGCCACTGCCGAGAAGGAAAATCAATTCTATCGTCTCTTAATGGCGCAGGATCTGACACCGGCACAAGTGGAGAGTTCGATCGCTCAATTAAAATTACCGAGCGAAATCGCCGATTTAGCCCGTAATCGTGCCGCTTTGGTGGCAGAAAATCAACTTTATCAAGCACAGGTCAGTGAAGGTGCTTCTAGCTCTGCTTTAGAAGGGGAGCAATTAGCCCGTTTAGAGGCTGCCCGACGGGAGGCCAATTCTCGACAAGCGGCCGCTAGATTGGAAATGGAACAATTAGAAAAACAATTGAACCAAACCAAGGTACAGTTGGCCGATGCCCGCTCGCAATTAATCAAAGATCGCTTAGTCTTAGAAGAAATTAAAACTCGTAATGCCAATTCGATGAAGCAGGGCCAAGAAAGCTTGGATATCGAGCGTAATATTCTTAACGATATTGAACCCTTGGGAGAAGAAGGAGCGATCGCCCGTTATCAGATTAATAAACAAAAACAATCGGTAACTGATCGCCAGAAGGAACTGCAGCAGCAAGAGGCTAACGGCAAAATCGATCGAGAAAAACAGGAGAAAGAAGTACAAACCCGCATCGCCGAAATTTCCCGTTTGGAACAGGAAGAAAAGCGTTATTCGGTGTTGATCTCCCAAGCGGGAGAAAAGCTGATTAATACCACAGTAATCACCGAAAAAGATGTGCGCGATAAAATGGCGGACAATCAGAAACGGATCGCTGAAATCGATAGTCAGATCAGTCGTATTATCATTGATAATAACAAGCGCATTGCCGAACTAGACAGTCAAATTAGTCAAGCACAACAGACGATTAAATATCAAAAAATTACCGCCCCGATTGATGGTGTGGTCTTTGATCTCAAGGCGCGGCCCGGATTTGTTCCCCAACCGAGTCAAGCGGAAGCATTATTAAAAATTGTTCCCGATGGCTGTCCCACCCAGGTCAAAGATGCTGCTAAAGGTTGTTTAGTGGCCGAGGTGGACGTGACTAACCAAGACATCGGTTTTGTGCGCGTGGGACAAAAGGCCGATATTCGCATTGATTCCTTTTCCTACAGTGAATACGGCGATATCAAGGGAGAAGTAATCTCGATCGGTTCCGATGCTTTACCCCCCGACGAAACTCACCGTTTTTATCGGTTCCCCGTCCGGGTAAGCTTGAACAGTCAAGAGTTAGTTTTGAAAGATAAATCCACTCTGCCGCTGCAATCGGGGATGTCTGTGAGTGTTAACATCAAAGTCAATGAAAATCGCACTGTTTTGAGCTTATTTACCGATATGTTCAATAAACAGGTGGATACTCTCAAACAAGTCCGTTAA
- a CDS encoding peptidase domain-containing ABC transporter — protein sequence MSYTTLDFTAFLETVQPFDCLPVEVRRSLGQKLQPFRYEMGNAILKCDRLPSHLVLLYEGEARLLGYDARVNNPLPVTLAKLQPGDLFGWISLLRATPCETVIASSEFTICLTLKEEDFWSLINNYQEFKQYFFEQTSIAEVYALLGSYLNQQAWGGGDLKEIAQALLNKACVSYDQINDDYLWLVSENTDNYPIGTVITQNNLTNTRLLGLSSAQLDEFLTVATEAAAETEMDDIWETQVIKGNKPTQVIDIPQGKISDITSDLPVEKTVQKNRKSYPFFGGKTELEAVSACFQMLCKHFNIPFRKDVIQRILADQLQRTGSLSLPLCGAVAEVVGLHSQLVPLPASSLPNINPPALIRWQDSIVILYEINQRETTIAVPQRGIIKRKTSEFLESWGEKGEVILLKPTKHTQQQRFGLSWFWPSVKKHKRVLTEVFIASFFVQLFALANPLMIQVIIDKVIVQNSPETLNTLGVFLLVIAVFEGILTFLRTSLFVDTTNRIDMTLGSEIIDHLLRLPLKYFERRPVGEISTRINELENIRQFLTGTALTVVLDAIFSVIYIVVMLIYSPILTFWALGVVPILVLSTAIFAPIVRRQLRAKAERNAETQSYLVEVMTGIQTVKAQNIELRSRWQWQERYARYVAEGFQTVMTSTLAGSFSHFFNQLSGLLVLWVGAALVLDGKLTLGQLIAFRIIASYVTSPILRLTQLWQNFQETGLSLERLADIVDTPQEAELDRQNIPMPLIKGNVTYENLAFRFNPHGPLQLYNVNLEFPAGTFVALVGESGAGKSTITKLLARLYEPESGRILIDGYDINKVELYSLRRQIGMVPQETLLFDGTVQENIALTNPDATVEEIVSAAKAAAAHEFIMTLPNGYNTRVGERGASLSGGQRQRVAIARSVLQRPQILILDEATSALDYNTEREVCINLKQAFKDHTVFFITHRLASIKSADIIVMMDKGTVAEEGTHEELMAKKGLYYTLYKQQDSQI from the coding sequence ATGAGTTATACCACTTTAGATTTTACCGCCTTTCTGGAGACTGTACAGCCCTTTGATTGCCTGCCCGTCGAGGTTAGACGTTCCCTCGGTCAGAAATTACAACCCTTTCGCTATGAGATGGGCAATGCCATCCTCAAGTGCGACCGCTTACCCTCTCACCTCGTCCTTCTCTACGAGGGAGAGGCCAGACTTTTGGGTTACGATGCTAGGGTTAACAATCCGCTGCCGGTCACTTTGGCTAAATTGCAGCCGGGGGATTTATTCGGGTGGATCAGTCTCCTGCGCGCTACCCCCTGTGAAACGGTGATTGCTTCTTCGGAATTCACTATCTGTTTAACCTTAAAAGAAGAGGATTTTTGGTCTTTAATCAATAATTACCAAGAATTTAAGCAGTATTTCTTTGAACAAACTTCGATCGCCGAAGTTTATGCCCTCCTAGGCTCCTATCTTAATCAACAGGCCTGGGGTGGGGGGGACCTGAAAGAAATTGCTCAGGCTCTTTTAAACAAAGCTTGTGTGTCCTACGACCAGATTAACGATGATTATCTCTGGTTAGTCAGCGAAAATACTGATAATTATCCTATCGGCACAGTTATCACCCAGAATAATCTGACTAACACCCGCTTATTAGGTCTTTCCTCCGCTCAGTTAGACGAATTCTTGACAGTTGCAACCGAAGCGGCCGCGGAAACAGAAATGGATGATATCTGGGAAACCCAAGTTATTAAGGGAAATAAACCCACCCAAGTCATCGATATCCCCCAGGGAAAAATAAGCGACATCACCAGCGATCTCCCCGTTGAAAAAACTGTCCAGAAAAACCGCAAGTCATATCCGTTTTTCGGGGGAAAAACGGAATTAGAGGCGGTGAGTGCCTGTTTTCAGATGCTCTGCAAACATTTTAATATCCCCTTTCGCAAGGACGTGATCCAACGCATCCTAGCCGATCAATTGCAAAGAACCGGCAGCCTTTCCCTGCCCCTGTGTGGGGCTGTGGCCGAGGTAGTGGGACTCCATAGCCAATTAGTGCCTTTACCTGCTTCTTCCTTGCCCAATATCAACCCTCCTGCCCTAATTCGCTGGCAAGACAGCATCGTTATCCTCTACGAAATTAATCAACGGGAAACCACGATCGCTGTTCCCCAAAGGGGGATAATTAAACGCAAAACCAGCGAATTTCTGGAATCTTGGGGCGAAAAAGGGGAAGTGATTCTGCTCAAACCCACCAAACACACCCAGCAACAGCGTTTTGGCCTATCATGGTTTTGGCCTTCTGTCAAGAAACATAAACGAGTCTTAACAGAAGTTTTTATTGCTTCTTTCTTCGTGCAGTTATTTGCCCTGGCCAATCCCTTGATGATTCAGGTGATCATCGATAAAGTGATCGTGCAGAATAGCCCGGAAACCCTGAACACCCTAGGGGTTTTCCTGTTAGTAATTGCCGTTTTTGAGGGAATTTTAACCTTTTTGAGGACTTCCCTCTTTGTCGATACCACTAACCGCATCGACATGACCCTCGGTTCAGAAATTATCGATCACCTGCTGCGCTTACCCCTGAAATACTTTGAACGGCGACCCGTGGGGGAAATTTCGACAAGAATCAACGAATTAGAGAATATTCGGCAATTTTTAACGGGTACAGCCCTAACGGTGGTGTTAGATGCCATTTTCTCGGTTATCTACATCGTGGTTATGTTGATCTATAGCCCGATTCTAACCTTCTGGGCCCTGGGAGTCGTGCCGATTTTAGTTCTCTCCACAGCCATTTTCGCACCGATCGTGCGGCGACAACTGCGAGCAAAAGCCGAACGAAACGCCGAAACCCAATCCTATCTAGTGGAGGTGATGACGGGAATTCAAACAGTAAAAGCACAGAATATCGAATTGCGTTCCCGTTGGCAGTGGCAAGAACGTTATGCACGCTATGTGGCCGAAGGTTTTCAAACGGTAATGACCTCAACTTTGGCCGGTTCCTTTAGTCACTTCTTCAACCAATTATCAGGTTTATTGGTGCTGTGGGTGGGAGCAGCCCTAGTTTTAGACGGAAAACTCACTCTTGGTCAATTAATCGCCTTCCGGATTATCGCTTCCTACGTTACCTCGCCGATTCTGCGTTTGACCCAACTCTGGCAAAACTTCCAAGAAACCGGCTTATCGCTGGAAAGATTGGCCGATATCGTCGATACTCCCCAAGAAGCGGAACTCGATCGCCAAAACATCCCCATGCCCTTAATTAAAGGTAATGTCACCTACGAAAACCTCGCTTTCCGCTTCAATCCCCACGGCCCCCTGCAACTATACAACGTCAACTTAGAATTCCCCGCCGGTACTTTTGTCGCTTTGGTGGGAGAAAGTGGCGCGGGGAAAAGTACCATTACTAAACTATTAGCCCGTCTCTATGAACCAGAATCGGGACGGATTCTCATCGATGGCTATGATATCAACAAAGTGGAACTCTATTCCCTGCGTCGTCAAATCGGCATGGTTCCCCAAGAAACCCTATTATTTGACGGTACGGTACAGGAAAATATCGCCCTGACTAACCCCGATGCGACTGTGGAGGAAATTGTCTCGGCAGCGAAAGCAGCCGCGGCCCACGAATTTATTATGACCCTACCCAATGGCTATAATACCCGCGTCGGTGAACGGGGGGCATCCCTATCGGGGGGACAAAGACAACGGGTTGCGATCGCTCGTTCCGTCCTGCAAAGACCGCAAATTCTCATTCTTGATGAGGCCACCAGCGCCCTCGACTATAACACCGAACGGGAAGTGTGCATCAATCTCAAACAAGCTTTTAAGGATCATACGGTCTTCTTTATTACCCATCGTTTAGCTTCGATCAAATCCGCCGATATTATTGTCATGATGGATAAAGGGACAGTAGCGGAGGAAGGCACCCACGAGGAATTAATGGCCAAAAAAGGCCTTTACTATACTCTCTATAAACAACAGGATTCGCAAATCTAG
- a CDS encoding thiamine pyrophosphate-binding protein: MADGYARARQGFGVCIGLGGPGVTNRVTAIASVLTDTD, encoded by the coding sequence ATGGCTGACGGTTATGCCAGAGCGAGGCAAGGATTTGGAGTTTGTATTGGACTGGGTGGGCCAGGTGTGACCAATAGGGTGACGGCGATCGCATCCGTACTGACCGATACCGACTAG
- a CDS encoding TolB family protein → MIRFPKLLGLLLAVNIISLGGCSDAGFVTPPQQLLGNTLNTPSSEDNPRFNYDGRYLVFASDRRGQRTIYLFDRVANRLVPLPGLNQAKTYQDQPDISADGRYIVYVSEQSGKPDIYIYDRQTLQAKNLTENILGEVRRPTISGNGRFIAFESNRFGQWNLEIFDRGGEISPSLPPLNSSPSR, encoded by the coding sequence ATGATCAGGTTTCCTAAACTTCTGGGACTTTTGCTTGCGGTTAATATCATCAGTCTGGGGGGATGTAGTGATGCGGGTTTTGTCACCCCTCCCCAACAGCTTTTAGGAAATACTTTAAATACCCCTTCCTCGGAAGATAATCCCCGTTTTAACTACGATGGTCGTTATCTGGTTTTTGCCTCCGATCGCAGGGGTCAACGAACGATTTATTTATTCGATCGAGTGGCTAATCGTTTAGTTCCCCTACCGGGGTTAAATCAAGCAAAAACCTATCAAGATCAACCGGATATTAGTGCCGATGGTCGTTATATTGTTTATGTGTCGGAACAGTCCGGTAAACCCGATATATATATTTATGATCGACAAACTCTGCAAGCAAAAAATCTCACCGAAAATATTTTAGGAGAAGTGCGTCGTCCGACGATTAGTGGGAACGGTCGTTTTATTGCTTTTGAAAGTAATCGTTTTGGTCAATGGAATCTGGAAATATTCGATCGAGGTGGCGAAATTTCTCCTTCTTTACCCCCGCTCAATTCTTCCCCGTCCCGATAG
- the hisA gene encoding 1-(5-phosphoribosyl)-5-[(5-phosphoribosylamino)methylideneamino]imidazole-4-carboxamide isomerase, whose product MEVIPAIDILDGKCVRLYQGDYQQSQVFNDNPAIVAREWVNQGATRLHLVDLDGAKEGKSVNLSTIETILNDIAIPVQVGGGLRDVETVSNLLKIGVEKAIVGTVAVEKPKLVSELCQSFPGQIIVGIDARDGKVATRGWLETSAVDAIALGQDMAKRGASTIIYTDIHRDGTLSGPNLAALRELAESVEIPVIASGGISSLTDLLSLLSLEPLGVTGVIVGRALYTGAVNLSEAISAIGSGRWQDLPPNFFA is encoded by the coding sequence ATGGAAGTTATTCCCGCTATTGATATTCTCGATGGCAAATGTGTGCGACTTTATCAGGGAGATTACCAACAATCGCAGGTTTTTAACGATAATCCCGCAATAGTGGCGCGAGAATGGGTCAATCAGGGGGCAACCAGATTACATTTAGTTGATTTGGATGGAGCCAAAGAGGGTAAATCGGTTAATTTGTCAACTATTGAAACAATTCTTAATGATATTGCCATTCCCGTACAGGTGGGGGGTGGACTGCGGGATGTAGAAACGGTGAGTAATCTCCTAAAAATCGGGGTAGAAAAGGCGATTGTAGGGACAGTAGCCGTAGAAAAGCCCAAATTAGTCAGCGAACTTTGTCAAAGCTTTCCGGGGCAAATAATTGTCGGTATTGATGCTCGCGATGGCAAAGTTGCCACCAGGGGTTGGTTAGAAACTTCCGCAGTAGATGCGATCGCACTCGGACAAGATATGGCAAAAAGAGGAGCCAGCACGATTATCTACACTGATATTCATCGAGATGGCACGCTTTCTGGCCCTAATCTGGCGGCTTTGCGAGAATTAGCCGAATCCGTCGAAATTCCCGTGATCGCCTCCGGGGGTATTAGTTCCCTGACGGACTTACTGAGTTTATTGTCTTTGGAACCTTTGGGAGTAACGGGAGTAATCGTGGGCCGCGCTCTTTATACCGGTGCAGTTAACCTCTCGGAAGCGATTAGTGCGATCGGATCAGGCCGTTGGCAGGATCTACCCCCGAATTTTTTCGCTTAA
- a CDS encoding helix-turn-helix domain-containing protein, whose protein sequence is MSAGKFQTAASLSDRELEILDLVANGLTNQEISEKLEISKRTVDNHISNILTKTKTDNRVELVRWALHWGKVCLDDINCCILPSPVPTDDQVS, encoded by the coding sequence ATGTCTGCTGGGAAGTTTCAAACAGCCGCTTCATTATCCGATCGAGAGCTAGAAATACTCGATTTAGTGGCTAATGGTTTAACCAATCAAGAAATCTCGGAAAAGCTAGAGATTAGTAAGCGTACCGTTGATAATCATATTAGTAATATCTTGACAAAAACAAAAACCGATAATCGGGTGGAATTGGTGCGTTGGGCATTGCATTGGGGTAAAGTTTGTCTTGATGATATTAATTGTTGTATCCTTCCTTCCCCGGTGCCGACCGATGATCAGGTTTCCTAA